TATCGGTATCGGCACCGTGGCCATTGACGATGCGCCCACCCCTTTCCAGCCGCACCGTCACCTCGCCCTGCGAGTCGGTACCGCTGGTGATGTTGTTGACCGAGTAGAGCTGCAACTGCGAACCGCTATTGAGAATGCTGTCGATCGCTTTGAACGACGCATCCACCGGCCCGCCGCCGGCGGCGCCGGCCTGATGCTCGACACCCTCAATCTCGACCGTCACTTCGGCAAATGGCGTGGTGCCGGTCTGCGAGCACACCTTGAGCGAGACCAAGCGGAACCGTTCGTTCTCGCTCTCGAGCCCTTTTTCGGTAACGAGCGCCTGCAAATCGTCGTCGAAGATCTCGTGCTTCTTGTCGGCCAGTTCCTTGAAGCGATCAAACGCCGAGTTAAGCTCGGCATCGTTCTGGAACTCGATGTTCAATTCCTTCAAGCGCTGGCGGAAAGCATTACGGCCGGAGTGCTTTCCCAACACCATGCGGTTGGCGGTCCAGCCCACATCTTCGGCGCGCATGATCTCGTAGGTTTCGCGCATCTTGATGACACCGTCCTGATGAATGCCGGACTCGTGGGCAAAGGCGTTGGCGCCGACGATCGCCTTGTTCGGCTGCACCGGAAAGCCGGTAATGCTCGACACCAAGCGCGACGCTGGCACGATGTGCGCGGTATCGAGCGAGCTATCGCACGGAAACACATCTTGGCGGGTGCGCACGCCCATGACGATCTCTTCCAGCGATGCATTACCGGCGCGCTCGCCGAGACCGTTGATGGTGCATTCGACCTGACGCGCACCGTTCAACACCGCCGACAACGAATTGGCCACGGCTAATCCGAGATCGTTGTGACAGTGCACCGAGAAGACCGCCTTGTCCGAATTCGGCACGCGCTCGCGCAGTATACGAATCAACTCACCGAACTGATGCGGCAGGTTGTAACCGACGGTGTCGGGAATATTCACTGTGCGCGCGCCGGCGGCGATTACCGCCTCGAGTACGCGGCAGAGAAAATCGGTTTCGGAACGGCCGGCATCTTCCGGCGAGAATTCGACATCGTCGGTGTAATTGCGCGCCCGTTTCACCGCCCATACGGCCCGCTCCAACACTTGATCGGGCGTCATCCGCAATTTGTTCTGCATGTGGATCGGCGAGGTAGCGATGAAGGTATGGATGCGGCCGCGCTTGGCCGGTTTAATCGCCTCGGCCGCTCGATCGATATCGTGCTCGACCGCCCGCGCCAGACCGCAAACGGTGCTGTCGCTGACAGCTCTGGCGACCGCTTCGACCGACTCGAAATCGCCTTTGCTAGCGGCCGGAAACCCGGCCTCGATAATGTCGACGCGCATACGTTCCAGTACGCGAGCTATGCGGACCTTCTCATCGCGCGTCATCGACGCCCCCGGACTCTGCTCGCCGTCGCGGAGGGTGGTATCGAAGATAATCAATTTTTCTTTCATAACGCTCTCTACCTAAGAGGTTGCGCCCGACCTTCACGGAAGGTCACGGCTGGGTTCGTATCATTTTAGGTGCGTATTGTTTCCTCGCCAGGAATTGATGGTTGCGCTTAACGGCGCAGCAGCAGAGCAAGCAGGCTGGGAGCGGCCAAACGGCCGGCAGCGAGGGCAAGCGAAGGATCTATTTGGGGTCGGCGGAACGACATGATCAAAGCATAATTCAACATTTGCCGAATTTGAACACCCGGTCATTCAACGCGCCGCGACCCTACTCCCCCACCCCCCTCGCGGGGGGGTGAGGCGGGGATTTCGCGAGCACACTTAACGTGTGTTCGCGCCGCCGAACGGGTGCGCGCGGTTCTGGCGCACCCTGGGCGGGAATGGCTAGGGGAGAGGGGGCGCGAAACAGAGCCAAAGCTGGTTCAAGGACAGAATTCTTCCCGGCTACGGATGCGGCGACTTGTCCACCGGCGCCGTCGGCGCCGGCCGTAGCAACCGCACCGCCCACGATGCCGGGCCAGAAATGGCATAGCCCAAGAAAATCGCGAACAACACCTGCGGCGGATCGAGAAAAACCAACACGAACACCAGCGGCACAATGATCACCGCCACAAACGGCATACGCCCGCGCATGTCGAGATCTTTGAAGGTACGGTAACGAATATTGCTGACCATCAATAGGCCGGAAACCACTGTTACCACCAGCGCCAAAATACTAATGTCTCGGCCCGGCACACCGGTCGTGTACAGCACCCAAACGAAGCCGACGACCAATGCCGCGGCCGATGGGCTCGGCAAGCCACGAAAGTAGCGCTTGTCGCTCGCTGGCTTGCTGGCGAGCGCGTTGAAACGCGCCAAGCGCAAACCGGCGCCGGCGGCGTAAATAAAAGCGGCGAGCCAACCGAGCTTACCCATACCGGCCAACGCCCATTGATACATGATCAACGCCGGCGCCAGCCCGAATGAAACCATGTCGACCAAGCTGTCGTAGTGAAAACCGAATTCGCTTTCGGTATGCGTCAGGCGCGCCACCCGACCGTCGATGGTGTCGAGCAGCATGGCAACGAAGATGGCGAGTGGCGCCAACTCGAAATTGCCATTCATCGATTGGGCAATCGCGTAAAAACCGGCGAATAAATTAGCGGTGGTGAAAAGACTGGGGAGAATGTAGATCCCTTTCGGTCGGGTTCGCCCTTCTTCGACTGTTACGGTATCTGTCTCGCGGGGAAGGCGGGCGCGGCTCATCGGATCTACCTCCGAAACACTACTGTTTGAAGTGGGCGATGATGTCGGATCCGCCGGTCACTTTGTCGCCCAACGAAACGCGAAAGTCGACATTCAACGGCAGATAGACTTCGACGCGCGAACCGAAACGGATGAAACCGTAACGCTGGCCCAACTCGACGCGATCGCCCGGCTTGATGTAACAAAGTATACGCCGGGCGACGAAGCCGGCAACTTGGACCACGACGACGTCGTGACCCTCGTCGGTCCGCAGCCAGACCGCATTGCGCTCATTCGCGTGCGATGCCTTTTCGAGCGCGGCATTGACGAATTGACCCGGGTGATACCAAGCGTCTTTCACCTGCCCGGCCAATGGCATGCGATTCGAATGCACATTGAATGGGCTCATGAAAATGCAGAGACGCTTGGCCGGACGCTTTAGATAGGGATCTTCCCCTTCGCCGACGGCGATAACCAAACCGTCGGCCGGACAAATGACCGCGCCGACAACATTAGGAAGACGCCGCGGCGGATCGCGGAAAAACTGCACGACAAGAATAGCTATCAACCAGGCGGGAATCGCCGCAAGCCATCCGAAAAAATGAGTGACCACCCACGCCGCTGTCAGTACGACAACGACGTGGACCCAACCCTCACGCGCGAGGAGCGGATATCTGACGTTTGCCACGATAGGCGTGGACTTCTTAGTTCTTGCTGCGATCGACGGCGCGATTCGCCTTGATCCACGGCATCATATCGCGCAGCTTGGCACCTACCTCTTCAATCGGGTGCTTCGCGCCTTTGGCGCGCAGCTCGTTGAAGTGCTTGGTGCCGTTTTCGTTCTCGGCCATCCATTCGCGCGCAAACTCGCCGGATTGGATTTCTTGCAGGATCTTCTTCATCTCCGCCTTGGTCTGCGAATTGACGATACGCGGACCGCGGGTGTAATCGCCGTACTCGGCGGTGTTCGAGATCGAGTAACGCATGTTGGCGATGCCGCCTTCGTACATCAGGTCGACGATCAGTTTGAGCTCATGCAAGCACTCGAAGTACGCCATCTCCGGCGGATAGCCCGCTTCGACTAGCGTCTCGAAGCCGGCCTGCACCAAATGGCTGGCGCCGCCGCAGAGCACCGCTTGCTCGCCGAATAAATCGGTCTCGCATTCGTCTTTGAAGTTGGTCTCGATAACGCCGGAACGGCCGCCGCCGACAGCGGAGGCATAGGACAAGGCAATGTCACGCGCTTTGCCGGAGGCGTCCTGCTGCACGGCGATCAAGCACGGCACACCGCCGCCTTGGGTAAAGGTCGTGCGCACTAAATGGCCCGGGCCCTTCGGCGCGATCATGATGACGTCGAGGTCGGCGCGCGGCTTGATGAAGCCGAAGTGCACGCTGAAGCCGTGGGCGACGGCGAGCACCGCGCCTTTCTTCAGGTTCGGTTCGATGTCCTTCTCGTAGATTTTCTTGTGATGCTCATCCGGCGCAACGATCATGACGACGTCCGCTTCGCGCACGGCGTCGGCGACGCTTCGCACGACGACGTTGGCCTTCTTCGCCTTCTCGACCGTGGCCGAGCCCTCACGCAAGCCGACGGTAACCTTCACACCGCTGTCCATCAGGTTCAGCGCATGCGCATGACCCTGCGAGCCATAACCGACGATGGTGACTTTCTTGCCACGAATCAGGGAAAGATCGGCGTCTTTGTCGTAATAAACTTTCATGATGGTCCTCGTAAAGTTAATCTCTGAATTCATTTAAAATCGCTTTCCCTCATCCCCGACCCTTCTTCCGAAGGGAGAAGGGAGTTAGAACCCCTCTCCCTCCGGGAGAGGGGTTGGGGTGAGGAAATCAGTTGCGTTCAGGAATTTGCTGCGGCCTTAGGTGTTACCGTCGCCAGCTTCTCATCCACGCGCAAACTACGTTCGCCGCGAGCAATGCCGGAGACGCCGGAGCGCACCACTTCGATAATGCCGGCCGGGCGCACGGCTTGGACGAAGGCGTCGAGCTTTTCGCCGTTACCGGTGAGCTCGATGATGTACGTGGTGTCGGTGACGTCGACGATGCGGCCGCGAAAAATATCGACTAAGCGCTTCACTTCATCGCGCATGTCACCGGTGGCGTTGGTCTTGATCAACATCATCTCGCGCTCGATATGTGCGCCTTCGGTCAGGTCGGTCAGCTTGACGACTTCGATCAGCTTGTTCAATTGCTTCGTGATCTGCTCGATGATCTCGTCACTGCCGCTGGTAACGAGCGTCAGGCGCGACAGCGTCGGGTCCTCGGTGCGCGCCACGGTGAGCGACTCGATATTGTAGCCGCGCGCCGAAAACAGTCCGGCCACGCGCGACAGCGCGCCCGGTTGATCTTCCAACAAGATTGAAATGATATGGCGCATCAGGCGAGCTCCCGGTCGGCAACGTTCTTCTGGTTCGGCGACAAATGCATTTCATTGTGCGCCTTACCGCTGGCGATCATCGGGAAAACGTTTTCAGCTTGATCAGTAATGAAGTCCATAAACACCAACCGATCTTTCAGACGCAACGCTTCTTTCAACGCATTTTCCACGTCACCCGGCTTGTCGATGCTCAGGCCGACATGGCCATAGGCTTCGGCAAGCTTCACGAAATCGGGCAATGCGTCCATGTAGGAATGCGAATAACGGCGATCGTAAAAGAACTCCTGCCACTGCCGAACCATGCCCATATAACGGTTGTTCAGGTTGACGATCTTGATCGGCAAGTCGTATTGCTTGCAGGTCGACAACTCCTGAATGCACATTTGGATCGACGCCTCGCCGGTGACGCAGGCGACCGTGGCGTCCGGATGCGCGAACTGCACGCCCATGGCCGACGGCAGGCCGAAGCCCATGGTGCCGAGGCCGCCGGAATTGATCCAGCGCAGCGGCTTGTCGAATTTATAGAACTGCGCCGCCCACATCTGATGCTGGCCGACATCGGATGTCACGTACGCGTCGCCGCCAGTCAGCTCGTACAGTTTTTCCAGCACGAATTGCGGCTTGATCAACGGGCTCTTGCGGTCGTACGCCAGGCAATCGAGGCCGCGCCATTCGTTGATCTGCTTCCACCAGGCGGCCAGCGCCGTGGCATCGGGCTGGGTCTTGGCCGCTTTAAGCAGCTTGAGCATGTCTTGCAGCACCGACTTGGCGCTGCCAACGATCGGCACCTCGACCTTGACGGTCTTAGAGATCGACGATGGATCGATATCGACATGGATAATGTGCGCTTGCGGGCAGAACTTGGCGGGATCGCCGGTAACGCGGTCGTCGAAGCGGGCGCCGATGGCGATCAACACATCGCATTGATGCATCGCCAAATTGGCTTCGTAGGTGCCGTGCATGCCGAGCATGCCGACAAACAACGGATCGGGCGACGGATAACCCCCCAAGCCCATCAACGTATTGGTACACGGATAGCCCAGCAGCCGCACGAACTCGGTGAGCTCGGCCGAGGCGTTATCGAGAATGATGCCGCCACCGGTGTAGATCATCGGCCGTTTGGCCGACAGGATCAGGTCGACCGCCTTCTTGATCTGACCCGGGTGACCCTTGGTCACCGGCGCGTACGAGCGCATCTGCACGCTCTTCGGATAGGAATATTCGGTCTTGTGCGCGGTCACATCCTTCGGAATATCGACCAGCACCGGACCGGGACGGCCGGTGGTGGCGATATAGAAGGCTTTTTTAATGGTGGTCGCCAGATCTTTGACGTCCTTCACCAGGAAATTGTGCTTCACGCACGGCCGGGTAATACCGACGGCGTCGCATTCCTGGAACGCATCTTGACCGATCAGGTGGCTTGGCACCTGACCGCTGATGATGACCATCGGAATCGAATCCATGTACGCGGTGGCGATACCGGTAACGGTATTCGTGACGCCCGGACCGGAAGTCACCAGTACGACGCCTGGCTTGCCGGTCGAACGGGCGTAGCCGTCGGCGGCATGGGTCGCGCCCTGTTCATGGCGCACCAGGATGTGCTTTACCTTGTCCTGTCGGTAGAGCGCATCATAGATGTGCAACGCTGCCCCACCGGGGTAGCCGAAGATGTATTCGACCCCCTCGTCTTGCAGGCAGCGCGTGAGAATATCAGCGCCGGATAACTCCACGGTTTTCCTCACGAGAATAAGAAAGGCCCACTCTTGCCCAATAACCGGGCACTGCGGGCCTAGGTAATTTGCCGGGTTTGCCGAGAGAAGTTACTTATAAGTATAAGCAGGGTCAATAGTAGTGCCGGAAAAAGTCGGGAAACGACTCTTTTAAAACAGGTAATGCGAAAATGTCCGGCGTTTCTGCCTAGCCCCGGCGCCAAGTCGTGTTGCCGGCGCTGTCTTCGATAATGATCCCGGCGTTGACCAATACCCCCCGAATACGATCCGCTTCCGCAAAATTCTTAGACTGACGGGCCGCCATACGTTCGCCAATCAGCCGCTCGACCTCGGCCGCGGTCATCTCGCCGGCTGACGCCGTGTCCGCGCCGCGCAGATAAGCGTCGGGATCCTGCTGGAAGAGTCCCAATATCGCCCCGAGCCGACGCAACATGCCGGCCAACCGCGCTGCTTTGGCGGTATCGCCGTCGGCCTTGGCACGGTTGACCTCGCTGACCAACGCCGACAACTGCGCGAACGCCTTGGGCGTGTTGAAATCGTCTTCCATGGCGTTGTGAAAGCGCGCCTCGAATTCGTCGCCTTCTAATTGCGGTCCGACCGGCAACCCGCGCAGGCCGATGTAAAACCCGTCGAGCGCTGCCTTGGCGGCGCGCAGGTTTTCCTCGGAATAGTCGAGTGGGCTGCGGTAGTGGCTCGCGAGCAGGAAGTAGCGCACGACCTCCGGCACGAACTTGGCCAATACGTCGCGCAGCGTGAAGAAGTTGCCGAGCGACTTCGACATCTTCTCGTCGTCGACCCGCACGAACCCGACGTGCATCCAGACGTT
This genomic stretch from Gammaproteobacteria bacterium harbors:
- a CDS encoding 2-isopropylmalate synthase, with translation MKEKLIIFDTTLRDGEQSPGASMTRDEKVRIARVLERMRVDIIEAGFPAASKGDFESVEAVARAVSDSTVCGLARAVEHDIDRAAEAIKPAKRGRIHTFIATSPIHMQNKLRMTPDQVLERAVWAVKRARNYTDDVEFSPEDAGRSETDFLCRVLEAVIAAGARTVNIPDTVGYNLPHQFGELIRILRERVPNSDKAVFSVHCHNDLGLAVANSLSAVLNGARQVECTINGLGERAGNASLEEIVMGVRTRQDVFPCDSSLDTAHIVPASRLVSSITGFPVQPNKAIVGANAFAHESGIHQDGVIKMRETYEIMRAEDVGWTANRMVLGKHSGRNAFRQRLKELNIEFQNDAELNSAFDRFKELADKKHEIFDDDLQALVTEKGLESENERFRLVSLKVCSQTGTTPFAEVTVEIEGVEHQAGAAGGGPVDASFKAIDSILNSGSQLQLYSVNNITSGTDSQGEVTVRLERGGRIVNGHGADTDIVIASAKAYLNALNKLIVPVARTHPQVGPSI
- the pssA gene encoding CDP-diacylglycerol--serine O-phosphatidyltransferase; translated protein: MSRARLPRETDTVTVEEGRTRPKGIYILPSLFTTANLFAGFYAIAQSMNGNFELAPLAIFVAMLLDTIDGRVARLTHTESEFGFHYDSLVDMVSFGLAPALIMYQWALAGMGKLGWLAAFIYAAGAGLRLARFNALASKPASDKRYFRGLPSPSAAALVVGFVWVLYTTGVPGRDISILALVVTVVSGLLMVSNIRYRTFKDLDMRGRMPFVAVIIVPLVFVLVFLDPPQVLFAIFLGYAISGPASWAVRLLRPAPTAPVDKSPHP
- a CDS encoding phosphatidylserine decarboxylase — encoded protein: MANVRYPLLAREGWVHVVVVLTAAWVVTHFFGWLAAIPAWLIAILVVQFFRDPPRRLPNVVGAVICPADGLVIAVGEGEDPYLKRPAKRLCIFMSPFNVHSNRMPLAGQVKDAWYHPGQFVNAALEKASHANERNAVWLRTDEGHDVVVVQVAGFVARRILCYIKPGDRVELGQRYGFIRFGSRVEVYLPLNVDFRVSLGDKVTGGSDIIAHFKQ
- the ilvC gene encoding ketol-acid reductoisomerase; amino-acid sequence: MKVYYDKDADLSLIRGKKVTIVGYGSQGHAHALNLMDSGVKVTVGLREGSATVEKAKKANVVVRSVADAVREADVVMIVAPDEHHKKIYEKDIEPNLKKGAVLAVAHGFSVHFGFIKPRADLDVIMIAPKGPGHLVRTTFTQGGGVPCLIAVQQDASGKARDIALSYASAVGGGRSGVIETNFKDECETDLFGEQAVLCGGASHLVQAGFETLVEAGYPPEMAYFECLHELKLIVDLMYEGGIANMRYSISNTAEYGDYTRGPRIVNSQTKAEMKKILQEIQSGEFAREWMAENENGTKHFNELRAKGAKHPIEEVGAKLRDMMPWIKANRAVDRSKN
- the ilvN gene encoding acetolactate synthase small subunit, whose translation is MRHIISILLEDQPGALSRVAGLFSARGYNIESLTVARTEDPTLSRLTLVTSGSDEIIEQITKQLNKLIEVVKLTDLTEGAHIEREMMLIKTNATGDMRDEVKRLVDIFRGRIVDVTDTTYIIELTGNGEKLDAFVQAVRPAGIIEVVRSGVSGIARGERSLRVDEKLATVTPKAAANS
- a CDS encoding acetolactate synthase 3 catalytic subunit codes for the protein MELSGADILTRCLQDEGVEYIFGYPGGAALHIYDALYRQDKVKHILVRHEQGATHAADGYARSTGKPGVVLVTSGPGVTNTVTGIATAYMDSIPMVIISGQVPSHLIGQDAFQECDAVGITRPCVKHNFLVKDVKDLATTIKKAFYIATTGRPGPVLVDIPKDVTAHKTEYSYPKSVQMRSYAPVTKGHPGQIKKAVDLILSAKRPMIYTGGGIILDNASAELTEFVRLLGYPCTNTLMGLGGYPSPDPLFVGMLGMHGTYEANLAMHQCDVLIAIGARFDDRVTGDPAKFCPQAHIIHVDIDPSSISKTVKVEVPIVGSAKSVLQDMLKLLKAAKTQPDATALAAWWKQINEWRGLDCLAYDRKSPLIKPQFVLEKLYELTGGDAYVTSDVGQHQMWAAQFYKFDKPLRWINSGGLGTMGFGLPSAMGVQFAHPDATVACVTGEASIQMCIQELSTCKQYDLPIKIVNLNNRYMGMVRQWQEFFYDRRYSHSYMDALPDFVKLAEAYGHVGLSIDKPGDVENALKEALRLKDRLVFMDFITDQAENVFPMIASGKAHNEMHLSPNQKNVADRELA